One window from the genome of Streptomyces sp. NBC_01476 encodes:
- a CDS encoding restriction endonuclease: MATPTRRRPATRRQPVRRRRRTARQKRNDLIAVGSVLALFAAIGAARWVNEHRGIALAVGALVLLAGAYFVARVITGRIRAHRHRWTAPTSIHAYLTASPDEFEQQTAALCRRDGCTRVRVVGGSGDLAADVLATTPSGKRILIQCKRYAPHNKVGSDHVQRVNGTYRDIHGCQQAAIVTTSSYTIDAIKLARRVGMRLYNSNDLAHWAAGGRPPWN; the protein is encoded by the coding sequence ATGGCCACCCCCACCCGGCGCAGGCCGGCCACACGGCGCCAGCCCGTCCGGCGCCGGCGCCGGACCGCCCGGCAGAAACGCAACGACCTCATCGCCGTCGGCAGCGTCCTCGCCCTGTTCGCCGCGATCGGGGCGGCCCGATGGGTCAACGAGCACCGCGGCATAGCCCTGGCCGTCGGGGCCCTGGTCCTGCTGGCGGGCGCGTACTTCGTGGCCCGGGTCATCACCGGCCGGATCCGCGCACACCGCCACCGGTGGACAGCGCCCACCAGCATCCACGCATACCTGACCGCCAGCCCAGACGAGTTCGAGCAGCAGACCGCTGCCCTCTGCCGCCGAGACGGATGCACCCGCGTCCGCGTCGTCGGCGGCTCCGGAGACCTCGCCGCCGACGTCCTCGCCACCACCCCCAGCGGCAAGCGCATCCTCATCCAGTGCAAGCGGTACGCCCCGCACAACAAAGTCGGCTCCGACCACGTCCAGCGCGTCAACGGCACCTACCGCGACATTCACGGATGCCAGCAGGCCGCGATCGTCACCACATCCAGCTACACCATCGACGCCATAAAGCTGGCCCGGCGCGTCGGCATGCGCCTGTACAACAGCAACGACCTTGCCCACTGGGCCGCCGGCGGACGACCGCCCTGGAACTGA
- a CDS encoding glycosyltransferase family 2 protein, whose protein sequence is MHSDEAGRRRYLAYALILAAALTAYAHHHIAQTIHQPSRLVAIDTLGFCWLAFSLIAAHTHIDVRPSRRQTRQLDERRVTVIVPLKNEDPTTFRALLDSLAAQSRLPQRLHIIDNGSTNTDCQRAFHQWAATSPAGMQVEYTVTGSIGKRAAQVLAFDADPTADIFVTLDSDTVLDPNAIAEGIAPFSRTDVTSVAGLLLCLNQSKNLLTRLVDLSFVMSFLNGRAAWSRLGSVVVNCGGLAFYRADVVRKYQDQYVTQTVWGRRVASGDDRMLTCYALLEGRTVIQERAIGYTLLPERMSHLVRQRIRWWRSFFWGGTWLIKTFPITKPAWGMVLWQFASFALYTFVLPLVLIVHPVETRGLAVPFLIYMAGLSYVRSVRYLVVRRPDQSYASQLGSFALAPLSSLLNVFLCSILQYAGLLTFLKTGWSTRATVEVGITGQPDLAPATVIGVQGTDPDAPTTPIPVITGATAPLAKLYDPITEITLETHLPRHART, encoded by the coding sequence GTGCACTCCGACGAAGCCGGCAGACGCCGCTACCTCGCCTACGCCCTGATCCTCGCCGCAGCCCTCACCGCCTACGCCCACCACCACATAGCGCAGACCATCCACCAGCCCTCCCGGCTCGTCGCGATCGACACCCTCGGGTTCTGCTGGCTCGCGTTCTCCCTCATCGCCGCCCACACCCACATCGACGTCCGCCCGTCCCGCCGGCAGACCCGGCAACTGGATGAACGCCGCGTCACCGTGATCGTCCCGCTGAAGAACGAAGACCCCACCACATTCCGGGCCCTGCTGGACTCACTGGCCGCCCAGTCCCGGCTGCCGCAGCGGTTGCACATCATCGACAACGGGTCCACCAACACCGACTGCCAGCGGGCATTCCACCAGTGGGCCGCCACCAGTCCGGCCGGCATGCAGGTCGAATACACCGTCACCGGTTCCATCGGGAAACGCGCCGCACAGGTCCTGGCGTTCGACGCCGACCCCACAGCGGACATCTTCGTGACCCTCGACTCCGACACGGTCCTCGACCCCAACGCTATCGCCGAGGGCATCGCCCCGTTCTCCCGCACCGACGTCACCTCCGTCGCCGGGCTGCTGCTGTGCCTCAACCAGTCGAAGAACCTCCTGACCCGCCTGGTGGACCTCAGCTTCGTGATGTCGTTCCTCAACGGGCGCGCCGCCTGGTCCCGGTTGGGCAGTGTCGTCGTCAACTGCGGTGGGCTCGCCTTCTACCGGGCCGACGTCGTCCGCAAATACCAGGACCAGTACGTCACCCAAACCGTGTGGGGCCGCCGCGTCGCCTCCGGAGACGACCGCATGCTCACCTGCTACGCGCTCCTCGAGGGACGAACCGTCATCCAAGAGCGCGCCATCGGCTACACCCTCCTCCCCGAGCGCATGAGCCACCTGGTGCGGCAGCGGATCCGCTGGTGGAGGTCGTTCTTCTGGGGTGGCACGTGGCTCATCAAGACGTTCCCCATCACCAAACCGGCCTGGGGCATGGTGCTGTGGCAGTTCGCCAGTTTCGCCCTGTACACGTTCGTGCTGCCCCTCGTCCTCATCGTGCACCCCGTGGAAACCCGCGGCTTGGCCGTGCCGTTCCTCATCTACATGGCCGGCCTGTCCTACGTTCGATCCGTCCGCTACCTAGTGGTTCGCCGCCCCGACCAGTCCTACGCATCGCAGCTCGGGTCGTTCGCGCTGGCGCCCCTGTCGAGCCTGCTGAACGTGTTCCTTTGCTCGATCCTCCAGTACGCCGGTCTGCTCACGTTCCTCAAGACCGGGTGGTCCACCCGCGCTACGGTCGAAGTCGGCATCACCGGCCAGCCCGACCTCGCGCCGGCCACCGTCATCGGCGTTCAAGGAACCGACCCGGACGCCCCCACGACCCCCATCCCGGTCATCACCGGCGCCACGGCGCCCCTCGCCAAGCTCTACGACCCCATCACCGAGATCACTCTCGAAACCCACCTCCCACGACACGCCCGCACCTGA
- a CDS encoding peptidoglycan-binding protein, producing the protein MTDKTSKTEDAPEVDPRRYHVAVDTIDLSTGAVNSAYLGECDQAHVDEVRALAAIPAAGRLLIESPRQSGAFFVARDATQGSDGDLDVYVPVDAEPFEVRQPEPTPRASGRGARTATRGPDYIAGAVRFGSQSIGGAMDHPESGARFTWHTTESPAGGDYFSGVAAYLIRVASEPQVIYDPPTDRVGQFGPLSKSARALKNDASRRTNREGLVNIQVEVLGYAAKPWTQGFDPSKKVNWQRLLAAGRDWGIPDTWPAGPPSKANRNRGTWQSKAGHYGHIHVPGNDHTDPGSIDVTVVPGAADDPKPADPTVTNSFPGADHFGPGKNNSFVTHLGQMLVARGGGRFYKDGPGPKWSDADKDATAAFQKAQGWTGSDADGIPGPTTWAYLTGGKGKNIPPAAKPATLEPYPGDGFFHVGRTSPIVTALGRRLVALGFGKHYKSGPGPSWTEADRKNVADYQRSKPDLKGDPDGYPGPKTWADLKIPKL; encoded by the coding sequence ATGACCGACAAGACCAGCAAGACTGAGGACGCCCCTGAGGTCGACCCGCGGCGGTACCACGTAGCCGTCGACACCATCGACCTCAGCACAGGAGCGGTCAACTCCGCGTACCTGGGCGAGTGCGACCAGGCCCACGTCGACGAGGTCCGGGCGCTGGCGGCCATCCCGGCCGCCGGCAGGCTTCTGATCGAGTCCCCGCGGCAGTCCGGTGCGTTCTTCGTGGCCCGCGACGCCACACAGGGCAGTGACGGTGACCTCGACGTGTACGTTCCGGTCGACGCCGAGCCGTTCGAAGTACGGCAGCCGGAACCGACTCCTCGAGCTTCGGGACGCGGGGCGCGCACTGCCACGCGCGGGCCCGACTACATCGCTGGCGCAGTCCGGTTCGGGTCGCAGTCCATCGGCGGCGCCATGGACCACCCCGAGTCCGGGGCCCGGTTCACCTGGCACACCACAGAGTCCCCGGCCGGCGGCGACTACTTCTCCGGGGTCGCCGCATACCTGATCCGTGTCGCCTCCGAGCCGCAGGTCATCTACGACCCGCCGACCGACCGCGTCGGCCAGTTCGGTCCCCTCAGCAAGTCTGCCCGCGCCCTGAAGAACGACGCTTCCCGGCGCACCAACCGCGAGGGCCTCGTCAACATCCAGGTCGAAGTCCTCGGTTACGCCGCCAAGCCGTGGACGCAGGGCTTCGACCCGTCCAAGAAGGTCAACTGGCAGCGGCTCCTCGCCGCAGGGCGGGACTGGGGGATCCCCGACACCTGGCCGGCCGGTCCGCCTTCCAAGGCGAATCGCAACCGGGGAACGTGGCAGTCCAAGGCCGGTCACTACGGCCACATTCACGTGCCGGGAAACGACCACACCGACCCCGGGTCCATAGACGTCACCGTGGTCCCCGGGGCAGCAGACGACCCGAAGCCGGCCGACCCCACCGTGACGAACAGTTTCCCCGGAGCCGACCACTTCGGCCCGGGCAAGAACAACTCGTTCGTCACGCACCTCGGCCAGATGCTCGTCGCCCGCGGCGGGGGCCGCTTCTACAAGGACGGTCCAGGACCGAAGTGGTCCGACGCCGACAAGGACGCCACCGCCGCGTTCCAGAAGGCGCAGGGCTGGACCGGATCCGATGCCGACGGCATCCCGGGCCCAACTACGTGGGCGTACCTGACCGGTGGGAAGGGCAAGAACATCCCCCCGGCGGCGAAGCCGGCGACGCTGGAGCCGTACCCGGGTGACGGGTTCTTCCACGTGGGCCGCACCAGCCCGATCGTCACCGCGCTCGGACGCCGACTGGTCGCGCTCGGATTCGGCAAGCACTACAAGTCCGGTCCCGGACCGTCCTGGACCGAGGCCGACCGGAAGAACGTCGCGGACTACCAGCGCAGCAAGCCCGACTTGAAGGGCGACCCCGACGGCTACCCGGGCCCGAAGACATGGGCCGACCTGAAGATCCCCAAGCTCTGA
- a CDS encoding WhiB family transcriptional regulator, with amino-acid sequence MSAADETVPLTAWVSSDTETQDERHLRELAALGLCNRCPIRQACLDYALAEEPLNIWGGMTAAQRRDLLLDRRRAASAKPVEPARIPVTELDLRVLRALAGHRSQQMVARAAGMDVTRTNWHRSRLVTFLRLDPRTATRMDLLRAGLGAGLLDGGVFVLVDRRRLIAAVPSRQASVARSRGVQLVLPGLERFLNGSSTGRASVSVMPQRSTGLLAA; translated from the coding sequence ATGAGCGCAGCAGACGAAACGGTTCCGCTCACCGCATGGGTCAGTTCGGACACCGAAACCCAGGACGAACGTCACCTCCGCGAACTGGCCGCGCTCGGCCTCTGCAACCGCTGCCCCATCCGCCAGGCATGCCTCGACTACGCGCTCGCGGAGGAACCCCTCAACATCTGGGGCGGCATGACGGCAGCGCAACGACGGGACCTGCTTCTCGACCGTCGGCGCGCCGCCTCAGCGAAACCAGTTGAGCCAGCGCGCATCCCGGTCACTGAACTCGACCTGAGAGTCCTACGGGCGCTTGCCGGGCATCGCAGCCAGCAGATGGTTGCGCGGGCGGCGGGCATGGATGTGACGCGAACGAACTGGCACCGGTCAAGGCTTGTGACCTTCCTCAGGCTAGACCCGCGCACGGCCACTCGCATGGACCTGCTGCGGGCCGGCCTAGGGGCTGGGCTCCTCGATGGTGGGGTTTTCGTCCTGGTCGACCGGCGGCGGCTGATCGCCGCGGTGCCGTCGCGGCAGGCATCTGTTGCCCGATCCCGCGGGGTGCAGTTGGTGCTGCCTGGACTGGAACGGTTCCTCAACGGCTCCTCGACCGGCCGGGCGTCCGTATCCGTGATGCCTCAACGGTCCACGGGTCTGCTTGCCGCGTAG